A window from Fuerstiella sp. encodes these proteins:
- a CDS encoding Gfo/Idh/MocA family oxidoreductase, with protein MSRSTRRSFLRKSAVFGSGLGLVAGSSRGNVAANDRISVACIGVGGRGNSVMRSFAEEADCDITHICDIRKSVRQQRGAEMKEMTGRMPQLVHDYHDLLNDPSIDAFMIATPDHWHALLTIEGCLAGKDVYVEKPASHNIVEGKTTVMAARNRQCMVQMGTQIRSASFLREAADYVQSGALGKVIFGKAWETSRNSPVHLPPDGEPSAAIDYEIWQGPALERPYNEAIVRSAWRWMFDYGTGDLGNDGVHRIDFCRYVMGLETMPEAISCSGGKFFFEDDQQWPDTMFINYEYPGRILQYEMRLWSHPKLFGVSEGAAIYGENGWVLVTNRAWKAWDADGKLVAQGTGDNGMQAHARNFLDAIRSRKRESLNQEIYSGHVSSLMCHAGNISWRTGKKLRLDAETEMFDDPIANQYLGREHRRGYELPDVS; from the coding sequence GAAGTACGCGCCGCAGCTTTCTCCGAAAATCTGCTGTGTTTGGAAGCGGTCTGGGCCTGGTTGCCGGCAGTAGTCGTGGCAATGTGGCTGCCAACGACAGGATCAGTGTGGCCTGTATCGGTGTTGGCGGACGTGGTAATTCGGTGATGCGCAGCTTTGCTGAGGAAGCTGACTGCGACATCACCCATATTTGCGATATCCGGAAATCAGTGCGCCAGCAGCGGGGCGCAGAAATGAAGGAGATGACGGGGCGTATGCCCCAACTGGTCCACGACTATCACGATCTGCTTAATGATCCATCGATCGATGCGTTTATGATTGCAACACCGGACCACTGGCATGCCCTGCTGACGATTGAAGGCTGTCTGGCCGGCAAGGATGTTTATGTTGAAAAGCCTGCCAGTCACAATATCGTTGAAGGCAAAACGACCGTGATGGCCGCACGTAACCGCCAGTGTATGGTACAGATGGGAACACAAATTCGCAGTGCTTCCTTTTTGCGAGAGGCGGCCGATTACGTCCAAAGCGGTGCGCTCGGCAAAGTGATCTTTGGGAAAGCCTGGGAGACCAGTCGCAACAGCCCTGTTCATCTTCCGCCGGACGGGGAGCCGTCAGCAGCTATCGACTATGAAATCTGGCAGGGCCCTGCACTCGAACGACCTTACAACGAGGCCATTGTCCGAAGCGCCTGGCGATGGATGTTTGACTACGGTACAGGCGATCTGGGGAATGACGGTGTCCACCGCATCGACTTCTGCCGATATGTGATGGGGCTGGAAACGATGCCCGAGGCGATTTCCTGTTCCGGGGGTAAGTTCTTCTTTGAAGATGATCAGCAGTGGCCCGATACCATGTTCATCAACTACGAATACCCAGGCAGGATACTGCAGTACGAAATGCGGCTGTGGTCCCACCCGAAACTGTTCGGTGTTTCCGAAGGGGCAGCGATCTATGGGGAGAACGGCTGGGTCCTGGTGACCAACCGGGCCTGGAAGGCCTGGGATGCTGACGGTAAGCTGGTTGCTCAGGGAACCGGTGACAACGGCATGCAGGCTCATGCCCGAAATTTCCTCGATGCCATCCGCAGCCGAAAACGTGAATCACTGAATCAGGAAATCTATTCCGGGCACGTCAGCAGCCTGATGTGCCATGCCGGCAACATTTCCTGGAGAACTGGTAAAAAACTGCGACTGGATGCGGAGACAGAAATGTTCGATGACCCGATTGCCAACCAGTATCTCGGTCGGGAGCATCGCCGAGGTTACGAACTGCCTGACGTTAGCTAA
- a CDS encoding RidA family protein codes for MSDRNPAGQSLFAVWAIIGCQLSVLNHQTTVAEETPVFRATVRIGETLYVSAQGSRNPQTGEQPADIESATTQTMLNIDRELSRAGFSFSDVVSVQVWLTDLEKYHEMNSAYRSFFRQQFPTRTTLGVTALPDGSMVQIAMVAVKGPKQVIRPAGTTASNLPFSPGILAGDTLYLSGHVGINPESGKLIEGDIGDHVVQTLKNIQDVLKAADMDLSHVISAYLYMKNVEEFAAASNAYLTMITEEPRPARLPMGVAKLPLDSPVEITMIASRKPRRAVIGEGQPPSGSYSRGLLSNNVMHLAGVFRREGTVQHQVSEGIEWLTAILKAGEMQLKDVVEVRVYLSDIGDHAALTAACRQYFSDSGPTLAITAVPQLPARSTIMLGLVAARRPVSE; via the coding sequence ATGTCTGACAGAAATCCGGCAGGACAGTCCTTATTCGCCGTTTGGGCAATCATCGGCTGCCAGCTTTCGGTACTGAATCATCAGACCACAGTTGCAGAGGAGACCCCGGTTTTCAGAGCGACGGTTCGCATCGGAGAGACTCTGTACGTTTCGGCACAGGGCAGTCGAAATCCGCAAACAGGTGAACAACCCGCAGACATCGAGTCAGCCACCACGCAAACGATGTTGAACATTGATCGTGAACTCAGTCGAGCCGGTTTTAGTTTTTCGGACGTTGTTTCTGTCCAGGTGTGGCTTACAGATCTGGAAAAGTATCACGAAATGAATAGTGCCTACCGGTCATTCTTCAGGCAGCAGTTTCCCACAAGAACAACGCTGGGGGTCACAGCCCTGCCGGACGGATCGATGGTACAAATTGCGATGGTGGCCGTGAAAGGCCCAAAACAAGTCATCCGTCCCGCAGGGACGACTGCGTCAAATCTTCCGTTTAGTCCGGGAATTCTGGCAGGCGACACTCTGTATTTGTCGGGGCATGTTGGAATCAATCCGGAGAGCGGAAAACTGATCGAAGGTGACATCGGTGACCATGTTGTGCAGACACTCAAAAACATCCAGGATGTCCTGAAGGCTGCCGACATGGATCTTTCACATGTGATCTCTGCGTATCTGTACATGAAGAATGTGGAAGAGTTTGCTGCAGCCAGTAATGCATACCTCACCATGATCACTGAGGAACCACGACCGGCGCGGCTTCCTATGGGTGTGGCAAAATTGCCGCTCGATTCCCCTGTAGAAATCACGATGATCGCCAGCCGAAAGCCCCGCCGGGCTGTTATTGGAGAAGGCCAGCCTCCCAGCGGGAGCTACAGTCGAGGACTCCTCAGCAACAACGTGATGCACCTGGCAGGCGTGTTTCGCAGGGAAGGCACAGTTCAACACCAGGTCAGTGAGGGGATCGAATGGCTGACTGCAATTCTTAAGGCTGGAGAGATGCAGCTTAAGGATGTGGTCGAGGTGCGTGTCTATCTGTCCGATATCGGTGATCACGCGGCATTGACCGCAGCATGCCGGCAGTATTTTTCAGACAGCGGTCCGACGCTGGCGATAACTGCCGTTCCGCAACTGCCTGCCAGGTCAACCATCATGCTCGGACTTGTTGCCGCGAGGCGCCCGGTTTCAGAGTGA